In Rodentibacter haemolyticus, the DNA window TCACTTAGAAGCGGATATTCATTCGGTAAAAGGTAATAAAAATGGATTTGGCGATGGCGAATGGATGCCTTATCTCACCATTAACTACACTTTAGTCAATACTGATACCGGTGAAAAACAAGAAGGTACTTTCATGCCAATGGTTGCCGGCGATGGTCCACATTATGGTGCAAACATAAAGATGATGGGAGTGGGTAACTATAAAGTAACTTATCATATTGATCCGCCGTCAAAAGCCGGTATGCACCGCCATACGGATGAAGACACAGGTGTAGGCCGTTGGTGGAAACCTTTTGATGTCAGTTATGAGTTTAAATTTACCGGATTGAAATAATTTTTCACACCATATCCGAATATCCCTCTCTCGATTGCAAACGGGAGAGGAGAAAGAAAAAAGGGAAATTCAATTATTGCTTTCCCTTTTTCCAGTAAAATTGCCGAGTATAACTTCCGCCTTTCTTGTCGGAATTTGGGCAAAGAAATGTAATATCTATCTTCGTTGTTTATGACCTACTTTTTCGTCTTTCTACTACAATCCCTATTGCCGGTTTCACTTTTACTCGGTGCATCTTGGGCAATAAAACAAAATGTGATTTCCCCCAAACGCCTCATTTGGTTGAGTCTTTTAGGATTGGGCAGTGGCATTTTGCTACGCCTTAATTTACCTAACGGGCAAATACCGAATCTGATTCTCACCACTGGCTTTTTAATTTCTTTCTTACTCTTTGCGCTAAGTCAACGGATAAATTCCACGATAATTACCGCCTTTTGGCAATTTACCTTAATGCTCATTGCCGGTGCAATTTGGGCGAAAGATCCCAACATTACCGTTCTAACAAACACAGATGTCATCAACACCGATTTTATTTTGAACCTAAGTGTGGTTATTTTCGGTGTGATTTTATGCTTTGCCGTCTCGGCTTGGAACTATCTCTTACTCAAACAACAAAAAACAGAGAGAAAATCCACCGCACTTTTCGCCCTTAATTTCCTGCTTTGGTTTGCCTTAGTGCTTCCACTATCGGGGGAATTATTGCTTATTTTGATGAAATTACAGATAGTTGAACTCACTAAAGAGCGGTTAAGTTTTGCGGCAAAATCAGGCAACCTGACAACTTGGTTAAATGTAATCTGCGTAACAATAATGTTCGTTACCTTAGCAATATTTACATTTAAAACGCATTTTACACGCAAAGCACAAGCCAAAACCGTATCGGATCCGATTGAAAAGCGTAAAAAATTGGCTACAGTGCGAACTTCAAAACGAATCATTTATTGGGGATTATTTGCCGCTATTTTTATTGCGGCAAGCCAACTTTATTGGCAACAGGTGGCTTCCCGTCCACCGCAACTTTCCGAGGCCGCTCCCGTAAATCTTGATCAAGCGCAACAAGTGCATATCCCTATTGAACAAGTGAAAGACGGTAAACTTCACCGCTTTGTATGGATCGCAGATGATGGAAAAGCCGTACGGTTTTTTATTATTAACCGCCAACCGGGAAAGCTCAGCCTTGCCGCCGTATTCGATGCCTGCTTATTATGCGGTGATCAAGGCTACGTGATGCAAGGCAATCAGGTTGTGTGCGTAGGCTGCGGCGTACATATGTTTATTCCGTCTATCGGCAAACCGGGAGGCTGTAATCCCGTGCCGATTGAAGATTGGCAACAAACGGAAAATGAGATCATCATCAGCCGCACTTCATTAGAGGACGGGTTAAATTTATTTACTACCATTATGGAAATTGAAGTGCAAGATCCCATTAGCGGTGCAAAATTAAAAAATACTCAAACGGAGCATAAATACAGTTACGAAAATCATACTTACTTCTTTGAGAATGAAAAAAATCTTGAGTTGTTCCGCGATGATCCTGAAAAATATTTAGGCAACAAAAAGGGGAAAGAGGAATAACAATGTTAACCAGAATGTTATTTCAATCTTGGCGTTTTGGCATTAAGCGCAAATTATTAGCGATTATCACCCTGTTTTTAGCCGCCGGTTTAGTATCGGCATTGCTTGCAGTATCTATTGATATCGGCGATAAAATGGCAAAAGAATTGAAATCTTACGGTGCCAATATCTTAATTGAACCTGCAAGCAATGCGGCGCTACCGAATGAATTTAACACCGTGACGACACTCTCAAGCCAAGATTTTATTGATGAAAAAGAGTTACCGAATATCAAAGATATTTTTTGGCGCAATAATATCGTGGGCTTTGCCCCGCAATTAAGTGCGGTGGTGAACGCAGAAAAAACATCGGAAAAATCAACCGCACTTTTTGAACGCATATCTATTCTCGGTACCTTTTTTGATCACAACATCGCTATTCCTGATGAAGACGATTATCACACTGGGCAACGTATTATCAGTCCTTATTGGCAGGTGCAAGGCAATTGGGTAGATGATTCCCAAGATAATTTCGGTGAGCAAATTCCCGTACTTATCGGCGTACAACTCTCCGAACGCTACGGCTGGAAAATTGACGATTCATTGAATTTAAGTTATCAAGAAAATGATTTTAACCGCCAAAGTGCGGTCAAAATTCAGGGTATTTTAACAACCGGTGGGGCGGAAGATAATCAAATCGTGATGCCGTTAAGTGCCGCACAAATGCTACTCGGTTTAGAAGGCAAAATACAATCGGTAAAAGTCTCTGCCCTCACTGTGCCGGAAAATTCACTCTCACGTAAGGCGCGGGCAAATACGGATGCTTTAGATGCGGAAGAATATGATCGCTGGTATTGCACCGCCTACGTATCTTCCATTTCTCACCAATTAGAGGAGGCGATTTCCGGTGCGATTGTTCGCCCGATTTGGCAGGTTGCGGCATCGGAAGGTGTCGTCATCGGCAAAATTCAATTATTGCTTGCCGTAGTTACCATCGCGGCCTTGGTTGCCGCCGCAATGGGTATCGCTTCATTAATGAGTTCCTCAATTATTGAGCGGGCAAAAGAAATCGGCTTAATGAAAGCCTTGGGTGCATACCAATGGCAGATTGTCTTACTCTTTTATTGCGAGGCCATTCTCAGCGCACTTATCGGTGGTTCACTCGGTTGTATTGCCGGCTGGGGATTAGCAAAATTTATCGGCTCCGCATTATTCGGTGCACCACTTGATTTTGCTTGGATCGTTATCCCCTGCGTGTTGGTACTTTCCGTTTTAATTGCGCTGATTGGCACTTGGTTTCCGGCACATCGTATAGCCAAACTTTACCCTATTGAGGTGCTTTATGGCAGATAATAGAAGTATGTTTTGGCGGTTGATTTTCCACTCACTTCGCCTACGTTTGCAACGCGTCCTGATTATTTTCACCGCATTAACGGTTGGTGCGGGGATTGTAACGGCTATGGCTGGCGTGTATTTCGACATTAACACCAAGATGAGCCAAGAGCTCCGCACTTTCGGCGCAAATTTCTATATTGGTTCGGCAAACGGCGATATGATAAAAGTCGAGCAGCTTGATGACATTATTCAGCGCGCCCCACAAAATCTAATTACTGCCGCTAGTCCTTACCTTTATGGTGTAGCACGTAGTGAACTGGAAAAAATTGTTATTATGGGCGTACGTTTCGAAGGAATACGGGCTTTAGTCCCTTATTGGCAAATTAACGGTTCTGCAATTAATGTAAGTTTTGATGATCGTAATGCGATGATTGGCAAAAGCCTTGCGGAAAGGCTTCACTTAAAACTTGGCGATAAATTGCAATTATCAAAAAATGCCGTAGAAAAACATCAATTTACCATTAAAGCCATTGTGGAAGCCGGCGATGCCACGGATAATATGCTAATCGTGAATTTGGAATTTGCTCAAAACTGGCTGGAAAAAGAGGGGCTTGCAAATAATGCCCTGCTCAACGTGAGAAATGAATCCGGTCAAGTGGAACAATTTGCGGATAACATAATGCAGCATCATAAAGATCTTGTGGCTCGCCCTATCCGTAAGGTATCCGCTTCAGAGGGACAAATTTTAGATAAAATCAAAGGGCTGATGGGATTAATTTCTTTCGTTATTTTAGTGCTTGCCACACTTTGTGTGAACACCACATTAATTGCTATTGTGGGGGAGCGCGCCAAAGAATTTGCCCTGCAAAAAGCATTGGGAGCAAAAAGATCCGATATTATCAAACAAATCTGTACCGAAATCCTTATTATTGCCTGTGCGGCAATCGTGGCGGGATTAGGCTTAGGTTATTTACTCGCACAGATTTTAGGGTTAACCGTATTTAAATCCTATATTGATATGCGATTACCCGTACTCCCGATAACCATTATACTTTCCTTATTCGTTGCGTTTATTGCCGTGATTATTCCGACACGTAGCGCGCTGAATATTCAAATGGCAAATGTATTGAAAGGTGAATAAAAGAAAAATCAGAGAAAACTATGACCCAATTTGTGATCGAAACTCAACATTTATACAAACGCTTCGGGCAAGTTACCGCCCTTGAAGACATTAACATTCAAATTAAGCAAGGGGAATTCGTTGCCATTATGGGGGCATCCGGTTCCGGCAAAACAACCTTGATGAACATTCTCACCGGGTTAGATACCGCCACCGAGGGGAAAGTGATCTTAGACGGTGTAGATGCAGCGCAGTTAGATGAAATCGGCCGTCAACGTTTTCGAGCGGAAAAAATCGGTTTAGTCTTCCAACAATTCCATCTCATTCCTTATTTGACCGCACTTGAGAACGTTATGCTGGCCCAACATTACCATAGCGTAATTGATGAAGCGGCTGCCAAAGCCGTGCTGGGACAAGTGGGATTAGGACACCGTATCGATCATCGACCAAGCCAACTGTCCGGCGGGGAACAACAGCGCGTATGTATAGCCCGAGCCTTGGTGAACCAAGCGCCGGTCATTTTTGCCGATGAACCTACCGGTAATTTAGACGAAAAAAATGAAGCTTTAGTGCTGGATCTCTTGCAACAATTAAATCATGAAGGCAGAACCATCGTAATGGTTACCCACAATCCGGAACTCGGTGAACTCACCAATCGCACCCTTTATCTTCAACATGGTAAATTTTTACGGGAACAACAAAATGAACATTAATTTATTATTCAAATCCTTATTATTAAGTGCGGTCGTTTTCGGCACGGTTTCTTGCAAGGAGGAAACCGCCGCCCTAGGTAAACACGCACCTGAACTTGCCGCCTATGATTTACAGGGTAAGCAAGTGAATTTACAGGATTGGCAAGGCACCCGCTTACTCACTTTTTGGTCGGAAACTTGCGGTCACTGTATTGTTGAACTTAAAGAAGTTGAAAAACTTGCAACATTGTATCCAAATAAAGTACAGCTTATTGCAATTAATGTGGACGGTGAAAATATGGATACGAAAGCGGTAGTCGCCAAGCACCGACTCACTCAATCGGTGATTAAAGATCAAATGAAAATCACTGCCGAACGCTACCAATTAGTCGGTACCCCCACTTCATTTGTTATTGACGAAAAAGGCAATATTCAAGCAAAATTTGAAGGGAAAATTCCTCAACAAGAACTGGATAAATTATTCAAAGGATAAAGCCTTAAGATAAAAACTATGAAACGACTTTACTTAATTCTCACCGCTCTATTCGGTATTGCCTTTTTTGCGCAAGCGGAGCCACAAGCAAATGCCGATTTCAGCAAAGCAGAAAAAATTTATAAACGTTCCTGTGCGACCTGCCACGGAAAACGTGGTGAAAAACCGGCAATGGGCGAATCAAGAATCATCAATCAGTTAAAAACAGAAGTGATTTTGACCGCACTTTTAGATCGCAAAAACGGGAAAATTATCGGTGCCGGAAATCCGGCAAAGCAACGCTTAAACGAGGAAGAAATCAAAGCCTTGTCTGAATTTATTCCAACATTAAAATAAATGTCTTGAAATTTTTTTAAACTAATATCAGAATAAACGGTCTCAAAGGAGATTGGCATTCACCGCCAAGAAACTATCTTAATTTTAACGTAAAGGATTATTTATGAACAAGTTTACTAAAATTAGCGCAACAGCATTATTCGCTTTATTTTTAACCGCTTGCGAAAAACCGGCAGACAAATCGGCTGAAGCAGCAAAACCTGAAACAGCCCAAACTGCACAAACGGCAGAGGCGGCTAAACCGGCAATGAGTGCGGAAGAACAAGAAAAAGCGGACTACGAAAAATTAATCGCGTGGAACCAAGCTGAAGGTGCAATGCAAGCTCAAAACACTCAAAAATTACAGCAAGAATTAAATGCTGCCGCTGAAGCTAAAGATGAAAACAAAGTGAAAGTGGCAATTGAAGAATATAACAAAACCGTTCAAGCAACTATCGCAAGCTTAGAGGCTATTGACATTAAATCCGAGTCAATCAATGCGGCAAAAGCTAAAACAAAAGAAGTTTTAACGCTTGCAAGTCAATTATTAGTTGATCAATTAAATGTGAAAACGGAAGATGATAGAAAAGCTTATGGTGAAAAAGCAGCTCAATTACAGAATGAGATGCAAGCGTTAGCCCAACTTAGCGCACAAATTGAAGCGAAATTCAATCCGGCTCCGGCTCAACAAGCACCTGTTGCAGAACAACCTGCTCAAGCACCGGCAACAAAATAATTATCTTCACATGATAGTGAATTAAGTTAAAATGGATACAAAGGCAAGCCGAAGACAGTCCGAACAGTTCGGCGAGATTCAGTAGACATTTTAAAATTTAAACGAAAAAAACAGCGGTCAAATTGACCGCTGTTTTTTTTTCGGTATTATGGATCAGTCGCATAAAGAGAATTTTATATCCAATATTTATCGGGGTAAGGTGCGTTAAGCTTCGCGTAACGCACCGCTTCATCATTAAACCCTCTATTGGTGTACGGCTGCATCTACGATGATTCGTGAAATACTACAATGCGGTATTTTTTATAGCCCGAGCCTCTCTTTAATTCGATCTGCAAACATTCCGATACTGACTGCAAAATAGTTCGATCTGTTCCAATCTAAGATAGTACGAAAATTGTTTGAAACCAAAAACGCTCGTCCCACTTCCTTATCCGGGCGAACCAGCCAAAGATCCGTATGAGAAAGAGCACTTAATTTTGCTTGTTCTTGCGCACTAAAACCAATCGGAATTACACCGAGCGATTGCCATGAACTAAGCGAACGGGCTTTATTTTTCTCAATCCCTGCAAGGGATAAATCAAGCGGTTGATTCAGTGTTACTTCCACACCCCAAGGCAATTTATCGTTCCAACCTACCGAATGTAAATAGTTTGCAATAGAAGCAAAGGTATCAAATTGATTTGTCCAAATATCTTTCACTCCATCATCATTACCATCCGCCGCATAGTTTAAAAAAGCGCTCGGCATAAATTGGGTTTGTCCCATAGCACCCGCCCATGATCCCAACATTCTATGACGTTGAATATCATTACGCGCCAACATTTTCATCGCATTCACAAATTCTTTACTGAACAATGTTTCACGTCTGCCGTCAAAAGCCAATGTCGCTAAAACGGAAAGAACATCATAATTACCTTGGTAGTGTCCAAAACTGCTTTCCATTCCCCATAAAGCAAGCAAATATTCTTGCTGCACACCATAACGTTGGCTGGCACGTTGCAATGGAACCTGTACCTCCCAATAGCGTTCTTCTGCCACATCCACTTTATTATTGGTTAGCACTTTATTAAGATAATTTGTCGTGCCATTTGGATTTAATACCGGTGGTTTACTTGGATCACGCTTTGTAATTCTTCCGGCTTGAGTGCGATCCAGCCTTACCGCTTTTTCGATATACTGAATATTATTTTGCACATTCAATACCGAACCCGATACCCCTTCAGCTGCGGCTTTACCTTTTAAGAATTGAACATAATCGTTAAAATTATCGAGGGTGCGGGGTTTGTTGTAAGCAGAGTGGCTGCTGACCATTGGAATTTTTGTTGTAGAAGAAGTTTGCGTATCAGCGGAACAACCTACAACGAAACAAGATAAAAGTGCGGTCGATACTAGCGAAATTTTTTTCATTTGCTTTCCTTTAGATCACTGAATGTAAATAGCTTTTTCTTTGCTAAAGATAAAAATTTTTATTTCCTCAAAAACTTATGATAAACCGCCTTCAGTAATGAAGTCGGTAATAAGCGCGAACCGAAACGTAAAGCAAAGGTAACCAAACCGGATAGCCAACCCTGAATCCCCAAACGATATTTTAATTTAAACAAACGCCACTCAGCCTTGGCTTGCTCCAGACCACGGCGACGTCCTACCATACCATTCCCTACGCGTGCATAAACCAAAATATCAGGCAAATTCGCCACAGGTTTACCTTGTGCCACCAGTTTTATCCACAAATAATAATCTTCTTGTAAATCTTCATAACCGCCACAATGAATAACCGCATTTTTTTGATATGCCACCGTCATATGATTAAACGGGCAACGTTTTTTAGTAAAGTTTACAATATCTTGTGTCTGTGTCGGTACGTTACGATAAGCCACAATATCATTCACATTTTCACCAAATTCGGCAATTTGCCCGCCGAAAATAATAGTTTCCGGATTTCGTTCAATAAATGCGATTTGTTTTTCAAAACGCTGTGGCACACAAACATCATCCGTATCCATACGAAAAACCCAATCGTGTGAACAATGTTTTAATCCCTCATTCAGTGCTTTGCCTAATCCCAGATTTTGTGACAATTTCACTAATTTTAACGGCAATTTTGATTCAAATTCTGACACAACGGTCTCTAACTCCGTTGTTACCCCACCATCAAACACTAAAACGATTTCATCGGCTTGATGAGTTTGTATCATCAAACTTTCAAAACATTCTCTTAGATATTGTGGTTTTTCCTTAATATATAAGGACATTAAAACTGAAAATTTCATCACTACCCTTTCGCTACCCAATTTATACAAAACGCTTCAAATGAATTGCCAATTTGGGGGAAATATATACCACCAATGCAATGATCAAGGATTTAATACTTTTCGTTTGTTTAAAAATCTCAAAATAATATTTTGCCGCTTGTCGCGATAAATTCATCACGTGCGGATACGCTAGCATATATTGTGCATTAACGGCAAAATTGCGTGCCTGTTCTGCTGTTTCAATATAATTCGCTTGAATATAATCAATGGCTTTTTGTGTATGAGTGGTATCCGTTGAAACGCTGGAACGTTTTGTATGAAATGTGCAATGAGTTAGCGGCTCATCTATTTTATAAGGCTTGAAACCCGGTTCTTTTATTAATTTCAATAAAAAATCATAATCTTCCAGTGAACGAAGTGCGGTCGATAATCCGCCTATTTTTAAGAAAAGCGCTTTCTTCACCGCAATCATCGGCATTCCACCGATTTTGTTGGCAAGTAAAAGACGTTCAATACTAATCTCTTGCGGTTCAATCGGATGTGTTACATAACTAAAGCCTTCATTCACCATTTCACATTTTGCCGGATGATAAATAAAGTTGATATCAGGGTGAGTAGTAATAATCTTCGCCAAATATTCGCATTTGTGATGAACAAAACGATCATCATCATCTAAAAATAGCAGCCATTCAGCCTTTGCCATGCGTGCGCCGATATTACGGCTTTCAGCCGCCCCCTGATTGATTTCATTACGAATAATACGTACTTCAAAAGGATAGATTTTGTTCAGCACGACAGGTTCTTTTGAACAATCATCTACAATCACTACTTCAAAATGATGAACGCTTTGCTTCTCCAAACTTTCCAGCAATGCCGGAATTTCTTCTTTTCGATTATAAGACGGCACGATAATGCTAAACATACTTTGCCTCCTTTTGTTTTAAGAAAATCCATTGTTTACCCTGCGAGCCGAATAATGACAAAAACATCAACATAATAAACATAATCCCCGGGAAGGCAAAAGTATCGGCTTTTACATTACAGGCTGTGAGAATAATAAATGTGGAAAGAATAAATTTCCAACTACCGTCAAACCAATTCAACGCAACTTTTCGCACAAAATAAAATGAGACGAAAAAACACACTAAAACATAAAACACGCCGCCATACAAAATTTGGCGTAAGAAACCGGAATCCGTATTGCCATAATAACGTCCCACTTCCGACTGCCCCGTCATATACATCCCATCGCCTGTGATAAATTGCTTCAAAGTTGGCAAGAATAAGTGATTTTTCATTAAAGTATCCGTGGAAGAACTCACCAAACCGGCACCATGAAGCAGATTGATAACAGGCTCTAAAGCGTGTGCGACATAAGGATTTTGCGGTAAGAAATAGGCAAGCCCAAGCACCAATACTGCAAAAGTAATCAAGGAAGGAACATATCGCCATTTAAAATATACGGCGATGCTCACAACGGAAAGCAACAAAAAAGTCCTGCCTGAAATCAGCCCGATACACAATATCAAAAATACAAAGACGCTCGGAATAACATTATGTTTTGCGTTGTAAGCCAGTAAAAAATGGAACAAAACGAGGTAAAACAAACTTAATTGAAAAAATGCCGTTGCGGTTAGGTTATAGAGGCGATATTCCTGTTCGGAACCATAAAACCGTGCCGGCAAAACGGCATTGGTAGAAAGCAGAAAATCCACTAAAAATGAAACGCCGAATAATGCAGCCGCTCCTAGCACAAACTGTATAATCACACCAATTTGAAGATCCCGCACCATAAGTCGCTGCCCATTAGGCACGGCATAAAATGTGTTATAAAGCCCAATACCAAAGATAAATAAAATCAGCGCCTTTAAATACATCATAATGACGGAAAGATCGCGCGAATCGTTTATCAATAACGGAATTACACTCAGTACAATCAACCCGACAAGTACCGCAAGGCTATCCAAGGGAATAATAATCCCTTGTGTACATTGCTTTTTCATATAACGATACACCAACAGAATAACAGCCGCTAAACCTGCCACAACCGACATACGCACTACGTGAAAAAGCCAAGGATCGTAAATATAGAAAAAGTTAAAAAGTGCGGTCATTTATTTTCCTAAATTTTTCTGAATCGCCATTAATTTTTTCAGCGGATATTTAATCAATTTTTTCACTAAATTATTCGCTTGAGAACCGCGAATCGCTTCTAAATTGCTCGTTAACTTCGGGTTTTCAATCACCATTAAAGGACGCACCACTTGGTTTTGTAAAGCAAACTGCATTTCAAATAATAAAAAATCATCGGCAAGCCAAAAAGGTTTAACTTGTTCAAGTTGCTTTAAAAAAATACGGGCTGCCGATTTTTTAATTAAATACCCCACTGTGCCGGCAAAATAACTTTTATAAGGATAAGCATAAGTTACATCGCCCACTTTATGACGAAAAAAAGAGAAAGTTGTCGGATAATTAATTTCTAATTCCGAATCATCAAAAGTCGCAATTTTTGATTGTCCGATCAAAATAATAGGCATTTCATCTTTTTGCGATAAAAGTGCGGTCAAATTTTTCTGAAAATTTGGCGCAAACAGCGCATCATCTTCACAGATGAGGGCATAATCATCTTCAGCGACGTTTTCATCCGCCACAATCAAACGATATACCTCCAAATGACTTAGGGTACAACCAATCTCACCCTTGGTGACTTTACGCCCGTATTGCCGTTCAAACTTAGATAAATCGAATTGTTCGTCCAGCTCGCCCCACTCAAGCTGCATCGTATTCAGCGCAGGAAAAATGCGAAAACCCGCCGTATCCGGTTGTGAGAAAAAAAGCTCACGGCGTTGCACATCTTTATCAAGGGAAATCAAATATTTATTCATAATTATCTCGATTAATTTATACCGCCTATTTGATTAGAAAAATCTCAAATAGTTGCATAAAAGGTCGTCGATTATACTAAAGATTAAGAGAGATTGGCATTGGTTCTGAAAAATAAAGTGCGGTCAAAAATGATCGTGTTTTTCGGCGTTATATAAACTCTGTACAGAGGTGATTTTTAAATGAAAGTAGAGATTAAAATTTATGCCCGTACTTGTTCACTACGGAGAACAAAACTATAATCCCTCAAAATTTCAGTTAATAAACGATCATGTCAAACAAAACCATTGCTAAAAATACCCTCTTTCTCTACATCCGTATGCTCTTTAATATGGCAGCGATGCTTTATATTTCACGTGTTGTATTACGTGTGTTGGGAGTTGAGGATTTCGGTATTTACAACATCGTGATGGGGGTGGTGATTTTATTTTCGTTTTTTAACGGCACAATGACAGCGACGACACAACGCTTTATCAATGTGGAAAAGGCCTCGAATGATGTTGAACGCATAAATAAAGTATTTAATATAAGTCTTCTCAACCATTTATTTATTATGCTCATCGTTACTGTGCTGGCGGAAACAGTAGGGCTTTGGTTTTTAAACCACAAATTAAATATTCCCGCTACACGAATGCAGGCGGCAAATGCGGTGTATCAAATAGCGCTTTTGATCGCCTTAATTGAAATTATTAAAGTGCCGTTTAATGCAATGATTGTGGCGCACGAACGTATGTCTTTTTATGCTTGGTTAGGCTTGGGGGAAACCGCGTTTAAACTCTCCGCTATTTTCATTTTGATGCAAATTGAACAATACGACAAATTGATCGCCTACGGTTTGCTTTTACTCTGCGTGAGCCTGCTTGTTTTCTCGCTTTATTTTAATTTCACACGCCGTGCCTTTTATGCTGAAACCAGATTTCGTTTTCAAAAAGATCTGAACAAAACCAAAGAAATGGCAGGTTTTTCCGGTTGGATGTTACTCGGGCAAACCGCTTATGTCGCTTCTACTCAAGGCTTAAATATGGTGATAAATCTCTTTTTCGGTGTCACTGTCAATGCATCGGTA includes these proteins:
- a CDS encoding glycosyltransferase family 2 protein, with translation MFSIIVPSYNRKEEIPALLESLEKQSVHHFEVVIVDDCSKEPVVLNKIYPFEVRIIRNEINQGAAESRNIGARMAKAEWLLFLDDDDRFVHHKCEYLAKIITTHPDINFIYHPAKCEMVNEGFSYVTHPIEPQEISIERLLLANKIGGMPMIAVKKALFLKIGGLSTALRSLEDYDFLLKLIKEPGFKPYKIDEPLTHCTFHTKRSSVSTDTTHTQKAIDYIQANYIETAEQARNFAVNAQYMLAYPHVMNLSRQAAKYYFEIFKQTKSIKSLIIALVVYISPKLAIHLKRFV
- a CDS encoding glycosyltransferase family 25 protein, which produces MNKYLISLDKDVQRRELFFSQPDTAGFRIFPALNTMQLEWGELDEQFDLSKFERQYGRKVTKGEIGCTLSHLEVYRLIVADENVAEDDYALICEDDALFAPNFQKNLTALLSQKDEMPIILIGQSKIATFDDSELEINYPTTFSFFRHKVGDVTYAYPYKSYFAGTVGYLIKKSAARIFLKQLEQVKPFWLADDFLLFEMQFALQNQVVRPLMVIENPKLTSNLEAIRGSQANNLVKKLIKYPLKKLMAIQKNLGK
- a CDS encoding MATE family efflux transporter; translation: MSNKTIAKNTLFLYIRMLFNMAAMLYISRVVLRVLGVEDFGIYNIVMGVVILFSFFNGTMTATTQRFINVEKASNDVERINKVFNISLLNHLFIMLIVTVLAETVGLWFLNHKLNIPATRMQAANAVYQIALLIALIEIIKVPFNAMIVAHERMSFYAWLGLGETAFKLSAIFILMQIEQYDKLIAYGLLLLCVSLLVFSLYFNFTRRAFYAETRFRFQKDLNKTKEMAGFSGWMLLGQTAYVASTQGLNMVINLFFGVTVNASVGIATQVDTAVYSFVNNFQVAFNPQLVQSYATKDYERNQKLILGTSKYSFYLIAILSAPVLYFSHTLLTFWLGDHLPIYAVQLVQATLLCSLISAMAGSFWMTALAIGSNSIKQYNIILSLIDLCTVPLAYYLFTLGYNPVYAFIGRFSTALFMQIYRIYFINKKIKFNRKEFVTYLLNIGIVFSLLIGLIYLSDTQRLYSFFEFVSEAVLLESVLIVVILLFGLNRSEKAFLFSYILKKVKK
- a CDS encoding glycosyltransferase family 2 protein, with product MKFSVLMSLYIKEKPQYLRECFESLMIQTHQADEIVLVFDGGVTTELETVVSEFESKLPLKLVKLSQNLGLGKALNEGLKHCSHDWVFRMDTDDVCVPQRFEKQIAFIERNPETIIFGGQIAEFGENVNDIVAYRNVPTQTQDIVNFTKKRCPFNHMTVAYQKNAVIHCGGYEDLQEDYYLWIKLVAQGKPVANLPDILVYARVGNGMVGRRRGLEQAKAEWRLFKLKYRLGIQGWLSGLVTFALRFGSRLLPTSLLKAVYHKFLRK